A single region of the Drosophila takahashii strain IR98-3 E-12201 chromosome 2R, DtakHiC1v2, whole genome shotgun sequence genome encodes:
- the LOC108061392 gene encoding uncharacterized protein — MRSQFVLAFGLVALVAAAYAAGTTSSGSDSSSSTSTPSSSSTTSDPSSSSSTSTPSSSSSTSTPSSSSSTSTPSSSSSTSTPSSSTSTPSSSTSTPSSSTSTPSTSSTTPTTSTSPTTSSTSTPTDSTSSSSDSSKKSAAAKRRARRQREKRRERREKREKRRERRQRQRLRNRRG; from the coding sequence ATGCGATCCCAATTCGTCCTGGCCTTTGGTCTTGTGGCTCTCGTGGCGGCTGCCTATGCCGCAGGTACCACAAGTTCAGGTTCCGATTCGAGCTCCTCAACTTCAACTCCTTCGAGTTCGTCGACAACTTCAGATCCTTCGTCTTCCTCGTCAACTTCCACACCCTCGTCTTCCTCGTCCACGTCCACTCCCTCGTCTTCCTCGTCAACTTCCACTCCTTCCAGTTCGAGTTCGACTTCAACTCCTTCGAGTTCGACTTCAACACCTTCGAGCTCGACTTCAACTCCTTCGAGTTCGACTTCAACGCCCTCGACCTCTTCGACCACACCGACTACGTCCACCTCGCCCACCACCTCTTCGACCTCCACTCCCACCGACTCCACCTCGTCGTCCTCGGACTCCAGCAAGAAGTCGGCGGCCGCCAAGCGGCGGGCCAGGCGTCAGCGGGAGAAGCGCCGTGAGAGGCGCGAGAAGCGCGAGAAGCGTCGCGAAAGGAGGCAACGCCAGCGCCTGCGCAACCGTCGCGGTTGA
- the Sesn gene encoding sestrin homolog isoform X1, which produces MYYAVDYYADMGQISQDCFAAIKSGASDLEMDELDDLDQVTQVIGYHPQFHDHFLRTQNFIMKGDGPLPNDYRYYLAIIAAARHQCPYLVKRYEKEFINQGGDSAWLGGLDFIPPKLRAIYDINKILAHRPWLLRKEHIERLTKGKNSWSLSEVVHAMVLLSHFHSLSSFVFSCGLTQKLDGLSSPKLKSPPAVVAPPELSVLCHPTAVSHTTITITPTSPTDPQKGKAVLMEISLNNANPDYNSQTAAGNNGGTAPDSGNATGADATALNGYLATAQQLPQQHGISVEALMERMKVLSQNQDECSEAELSSRFQKVEQQTAELAAVIPEATVAVPTNLSHYVDDANFIYQDFARRGTESINTFRIQDYSWEDHGYSLVDGLYNDVGTFLDAKFRAAYNLTYCTMGGIKNVDTSKFRRAIWNYIQCIYGIRHDDYDYGEVNQLLVRPLKMFIKTACCFPERITTKDYDSVLVELQDSEKVHVNLMIMEARNQAELLYALREIMRYMT; this is translated from the exons TGTTTCGCAGCAATAAAATCGGGAGCATCTGACCTTGAGATGGATGAACTGGATGATTTGGATCAGGTCACCCAGGTGATCGGCTACCATCCCCAGTTCCACGATCACTTTCTGCGCACCCAGAACTTTATTATGAAGGGAGATGGTCCGCTGCCTAACGACTACAGATACTATTTGGCCATAATT GCTGCCGCCCGACATCAGTGCCCGTATCTGGTGAAGCGGTACGAGAAGGAGTTTATCAACCAGGGAGGAGACAGCGCCTGGCTGGGCGGCCTGGACTTCATACCCCCCAAACTACGTGCCATATACgatatcaataaaatattagcCCATCGTCCCTGGCTGCTGCGCAAGGAGCACATCGAG CGGCTGACCAAGGGAAAGAACAGCTGGTCGCTGTCGGAGGTGGTGCACGCCATGGTCCTGCTCTCGCATTTCCACTCGCTATCCTCCTTTGTGTTCTCCTGCGGCCTCACTCAAAAGTTGGACGGATTGTCTAGTCCCAAATTGAAGAGTCCGCCGGCCGTGGTGGCGCCCCCCGAGCTCTCAGTCCTGTGCCACCCAACCGCCGTCAGCCACACCACCATCACCATCACCCCCACCTCGCCGACAGACCCGCAGAAAGGAAAAGCCGTTCTAATGGAGATCTCGCTGAACAATGCAAATCCGGATTACAATAGCCAAACCGCTGCGGGCAACAATGGAGGAACGGCCCCTGACTCCGGAAATGCTACCGGGGCCGATGCAACGGCCCTCAACGGATATTTGG CCACGGCCCAACAACTGCCGCAGCAGCACGGCATCAGCGTGGAGGCGCTGATGGAGCGCATGAAGGTCCTGTCCCAAAATCAGGACGAATGCAGCGAGGCCGAGCTGAGCAGCCGCTTCCAGAAGGTGGAGCAGCAGACCGCTGAGTTGGCCGCCGTAATTCCGGAGGCGACGGTTGCCGTGCCAACCAATTTATCGCACTATGTCGACGATGCCAATTTCATTTACCAGGACTTTGCCCGTCGTGGAACCGAAAGCATCAACACGTTCCGCATTCAGGACTACTCCTGGGAGGATCACGGCTACTCGCTGGTGGATGG GCTGTACAACGATGTGGGAACCTTTTTGGACGCCAAATTTCGGGCAGCCTACAATCTTACCTACTGCACCATGGGCGGCATCAAGAATGTGGACACATCCAAGTTTCGACGGGCAATTTGGAACTATATCCAGTGCATCTACGGCATACGCCACGATGACTATGATTATGGTGAAGTGAATCAG CTCCTCGTGCGCCctttgaaaatgtttataaagacAGCCTGCTGCTTTCCCGAGCGTATTACAACCAAGGATTATGATAGTGTGCTGGTCGAGCTGCAGGACAGTGAAAAG GTTCATGTGAATCTAATGATAATGGAAGCCCGTAATCAGGCCGAGTTACTCTATGCTCTGCGCGAGATAATGCGCTATATGACTTGA
- the Sesn gene encoding sestrin homolog isoform X2: MYYAVDYYADMGQISQDCFAAIKSGASDLEMDELDDLDQVTQVIGYHPQFHDHFLRTQNFIMKGDGPLPNDYRYYLAIIAAARHQCPYLVKRYEKEFINQGGDSAWLGGLDFIPPKLRAIYDINKILAHRPWLLRKEHIERLTKGKNSWSLSEVVHAMVLLSHFHSLSSFVFSCGLTQKLDGLSSPKLKSPPAVVAPPELSVLCHPTAVSHTTITITPTSPTDPQKGKAVLMEISLNNANPDYNSQTAAGNNGGTAPDSGNATGADATALNGYLAPRAPFENVYKDSLLLSRAYYNQGL, translated from the exons TGTTTCGCAGCAATAAAATCGGGAGCATCTGACCTTGAGATGGATGAACTGGATGATTTGGATCAGGTCACCCAGGTGATCGGCTACCATCCCCAGTTCCACGATCACTTTCTGCGCACCCAGAACTTTATTATGAAGGGAGATGGTCCGCTGCCTAACGACTACAGATACTATTTGGCCATAATT GCTGCCGCCCGACATCAGTGCCCGTATCTGGTGAAGCGGTACGAGAAGGAGTTTATCAACCAGGGAGGAGACAGCGCCTGGCTGGGCGGCCTGGACTTCATACCCCCCAAACTACGTGCCATATACgatatcaataaaatattagcCCATCGTCCCTGGCTGCTGCGCAAGGAGCACATCGAG CGGCTGACCAAGGGAAAGAACAGCTGGTCGCTGTCGGAGGTGGTGCACGCCATGGTCCTGCTCTCGCATTTCCACTCGCTATCCTCCTTTGTGTTCTCCTGCGGCCTCACTCAAAAGTTGGACGGATTGTCTAGTCCCAAATTGAAGAGTCCGCCGGCCGTGGTGGCGCCCCCCGAGCTCTCAGTCCTGTGCCACCCAACCGCCGTCAGCCACACCACCATCACCATCACCCCCACCTCGCCGACAGACCCGCAGAAAGGAAAAGCCGTTCTAATGGAGATCTCGCTGAACAATGCAAATCCGGATTACAATAGCCAAACCGCTGCGGGCAACAATGGAGGAACGGCCCCTGACTCCGGAAATGCTACCGGGGCCGATGCAACGGCCCTCAACGGATATTTGG CTCCTCGTGCGCCctttgaaaatgtttataaagacAGCCTGCTGCTTTCCCGAGCGTATTACAACCAAGGATTATGA
- the egl gene encoding uncharacterized protein egl, producing the protein MESMEYEMARNMTLLFFLERLLDKGEPRTVHDLSCQFGNKEFTKEMRQIAGGSQSGLKKFLAQYPAIFLVDGDYVQVNAYQHHNADDGGCGGKRDYIQEAKDYFKNKMLQYGSAAEVPVRSLLGHRSQASPQVRHISGQHIKEFTDFLMKHTDTFKVTDDYVMLVGCENMTDLPARDRLHLPQSNIDTRGTQQMLDFFAQCIEVKGPLLVDQLFHLLTTNFPQDQWLRMFKTPGDLSSFLKLFADCFHIQANLVTLLQKPKLSDTHIQQAQAQTREQFNALNNNNSASTRKQESGTGVGGGAGGVGAISSVQQRLQSPALRSNGHTNNNNGSNGSNNNNNSIACPNFKLNAPVSNVMGQSQSFGQPKSEPSSGFDSYVPMSELKLENLCENNYPSANTCYGPINNSAQQQLQTQQQQQPLQTTQNPAEQRLNSVNQTLKQRINTLVIRTLAENLEKDKQSLANQQVGSTSPHASPVHSIANSSSNQNASTAANNANSNSSSNPNPNNANHSPSHSYFVGDTWKIKVLQNTTVIANVKQSVFVTDIILKYAAKNENIVVSLDCEGINLGLKGEITLIEIGTTRGEAFLFDVQSCPAMVSDGGLKTVLEHDQVIKVIHDCRNDAANLYLQFGILLRNVFDTQAAHAILQYQESGKQVYKAKYISLNSLCEQYNAPCNPIKDQLKQIYRRDQKFWAKRPLTREMMLYAAGDVLVLIHDQLFGNLARQIKSENRALFSELCTEQILMQIKPNEVKIRKKQRKVSTEVSDLKQKLAQTSKSIVLSNREIRLLRYMDLTEDEKERLKGYYKVAKKLEKMESAGNPNKDQSDSEDEPEPNENDTFPSLDSVPSDNSLSGTFSPRFSSEPPSLTESMQMLEEILQNKSMDRIARIDKLEAILTTATSLPCEQIISSNSMQEQLGSSIATTENLQIIREKSKNIKNCNCQGERSVTPILRTTDKRVVKLVDAESQTLSTGDVVITKIFFQDEHERAKEAALLSSSPTKRVSPT; encoded by the exons ATGGAGTCCATGGAGTACGAGATGGCACGCAACATGACGCTGCTCTTCTTCCTGGAGCGGCTGCTGGACAAGGGCGAGCCCCGCACCGTCCACGATCTCTCCTGCCAGTTTGGCAACAAGGAGTTCACCAAGGAGATGCGACAAATCGCCGGGGGCAGTCAGTCGG GTCTGAAGAAATTTCTCGCCCAATACCCGGCAATATTTCTGGTCGACGGTGATTATGTCCAGGTGAACGCCTATCAGCACCATAACGCGGATGACGGCGGCTGCGGGGGCAAGCGGGATTACATCCAAGAGGCTAAAGACTACTTCAAGAACAAGATGCTGCAGTACGGCTCGGCTGCCGAGGTCCCTGTTCGCAGTCTCCTGGGCCACAGGTCGCAGGCGTCGCCGCAAGTGCGCCACATATCGG GTCAACACATCAAGGAGTTCACTGACTTTCTGATGAAGCACACGGATACCTTCAAGGTGACGGACGACTATGTGATGCTGGTGGGCTGCGAGAACATGACGGATCTGCCGGCGCGGGATCGCCTCCACCTGCCGCAATCGAACATCGACACCCGGGGAACGCAACAGATGCTCGATTTCTTTGCCCAGTGCATCGAGGTCAAGGGGCCGTTGCTGGTGGATCAACTGTTCCATCTGCTGACCACCAACTTTCCGCAGGACCAGTGGCTGCGCATGTTCAAGACGCCGGGCGATCTGAGCTCGTTTCTCAAGCTCTTTGCGGACTGCTTTCACATACAGGCCAATCTAGTCACGCTGCTGCAGAAGCCTAAGCTCAGCGATACGCACATCCAGCAGGCACAGGCTCAGACGCGGGAGCAGTTCAATGCGCTGAACAATAATAATAGTGCCAGCACTCGAAAGCAGGAATCGGGAACTGGAgttggaggaggagctggaggagtgGGAGCCATCAGTTCGGTGCAGCAGAGATTGCAATCGCCGGCTCTGCGGAGTAATGGTCACACGAACAACAATAACGGAAGCAATGGcagtaataataacaacaacagcatAGCTTGCCCCAATTTCAAGCTGAATGCGCCCGTTTCGAATGTTATGGGTCAGAGCCAAAGCTTTGGGCAGCCGAAATCGGAGCCAAGCTCTGGCTTCGACAGCTATGTGCCCATGTCGGAGCTGAAGCTGGAGAATCTGTGCGAGAACAACTATCCCAGTGCGAACACCTGCTACGGGCCCATTAATAACTCAGCCCAACAGCAACTGcagacgcagcagcagcagcagccactgcAGACGACACAGAATCCGGCCGAGCAGCGGCTGAATAGTGTTAACCAAACCCTCAAGCAACGCATCAACACCTTAGTTATACGGACGCTGGCCGAAAATCTGGAGAAGGATAAGCAATCGCTGGCCAATCAGCAGGTGGGGTCAACTTCCCCGCACGCCAGTCCCGTGCATTCCATTGCCAATTCGAGTTCTAACCAAAATGCCAGTACGGCGGCAAACAACGCCAATAGCAACTCGAGTtccaatccgaatccgaacaATGCCAACCACTCACCTAGTCATAGTTACTTTGTCGGCGACACCTGGAAGATAAAGGTGCTGCAGAACACCACGGTGATAGCGAATGTCAAGCAATCGGTGTTCGTTACCGACATCATACTCAAGTACGCGGCCAAGAACGAGAACATAGTGGTCTCCCTGGACTGCGAGGGCATTAATCTGGGCCTCAAGGGCGAGATCACCTTGATTGAGATCGGAACAACGCGCGGCGAAGCCTTTTTGTTCGATGTGCAATCCTGCCCGGCAATGGTCAGCGATGGAGGTCTTAAGACCGTGCTGGAGCACGACCAGGTGATCAAGGTGATACACGACTGCCGCAACGATGCTGCCAACTTGTACCTGCAGTTTGGCATTCTGCTGCGAAATGTGTTCGACACACAGGCCGCACATGCCATCCTGCAGTATCAGGAGAGCGGCAAGCAGGTCTACAAGGCCAAGTACATATCGCTGAACTCGCTGTGCGAGCAGTACAACGCCCCCTGCAATCCCATTAAGGATCAGCTGAAGCAGATCTACCGAAGGGATCAGAAGTTCTGGGCCAAGCGACCGCTCACGCGGGAAATGATGCTGTACGCAGCGGGAGATGTCCTGGTGCTGATTCACGACCAGTTATTTGGGAATCTGGCACGGCAAATAAAGTCGGAGAATCGAGCCCTATTTTCGGAGCTGTGCACCGAGCAGATACTCATGCAGATCAAGCCCAACGAGGTGAAGATACGCAAGAAGCAGCGAAAGGTCAGCACCGAGGTGTCCGATCTAAAGCAGAAGTTGGCCCAGACCAGCAAGAGCATTGTGCTCTCGAATCGCGAGATACGCCTGCTGCG CTATATGGATCTGACTGAGGACGAGAAGGAGCGCCTCAAGGGCTACTACAAGGTGGCCAAAAAGCTGGAGAAAATGGAGTCCGCCGGCAATCCCAACAA AGACCAAAGTGACTCGGAGGATGAGCCAGAGCCAAATGAGAACGACACATTTCCCAGCCTGGATTCGGTGCCCTCGGACAACTCGCTATCCGGCACTTTTTCGCCACGCTTCAGTTCGGAGCCACCCAGTCTCACTGAATCTATGCAAATGCTGGAAGAGATTCTGCAGAACAAGTCCATGGATCGCATAGCACGTATTGATAAGCTGGAGGCCATTCTGACGACTGCCACTTCGCTGCCATGTGAACAA ATTATATCGTCGAATTCCATGCAAGAGCAATTGGGATCGAGCATTGCAACCACCGAGAATCTGCAAATTATTCGCgaaaaatccaaaaa CATCAAGAACTGCAATTGCCAGGGCGAGCGCAGTGTGACGCCCATTCTGCGAACGACTGACAAAAGAGTGGTGAAGCTTGTGGATGCCGAATCGCAGACACTGAGCACCGGAGACGTGGTCATCACCAAGATCTTCTTCCAGGACGAGCATGAGCGGGCTAAGGAGGCGGCCCTGCTGAGCAGCTCGCCCACGAAGCGGGTGTCTCCCACATAA